In one Lolium rigidum isolate FL_2022 chromosome 3, APGP_CSIRO_Lrig_0.1, whole genome shotgun sequence genomic region, the following are encoded:
- the LOC124697991 gene encoding asparagine synthetase [glutamine-hydrolyzing] 1-like: MCGILAVLGCADWSQAKRARVLACSRRLKHRGPDWSGLYQCEGNFLAQQRLAVVSPLSGDQPLYNEDRTVVVVANGEIYNHKKIRKQFAAKHTFTTGSDCEVIIPLYEEYGENFVNMLDGVFAFVLYDTRNNTYMAARDAIGVNPLYIGWGSDGAVWIASEMKALHDDCPKFELFPPGHLYSSAGGGFRRWYNPEWFAELVPATPYQPLVLREAFEKAVIKRLMTDVPFGVLLSGGLDSSLVASVTKRHLIETEAAKKFGTELHSFVVGLENSPDLKAAREVADFLGTIHHEFHFTVQDGIDAIEEVIYHNETYDVTTIRASTPMFLMARKIKALGVKMVLSGEGSDELLGGYLYFHFAPNKDEFHKETCRKVKALHQYDCLRANKATSAWGLEVRVPFLDKEFIDVAMSMDPEWKLYDPDLGRIEKWVMRKAFDDEEEPYLPKHILYRQKEQFSDGVGYSWIDGLKAFTEQQVTDGMMKNAAEVFPYNTPINKEAYYYRMIFERLYPQVINSDNI; encoded by the exons ATGTGTGGCATTTTGGCCGTCCTCGGCTGCGCCGACTGGTCGCAGGCCAAGCGGGCTCGCGTCCTCGCCTGCTCCCGTAG GCTGAAGCACCGTGGACCGGACTGGTCCGGGTTGTACCAGTGCGAGGGCAACTTCCTGGCGCAGCAAAGGCTCGCCGTCGTCTCCCCGCTCTCCGGCGACCAGCCACTCTACAACGAGGACCGCACCGTTGTCGTCGTG GCCAACGGAGAGATCTACAACCACAAGAAGATCCGGAAGCAGTTCGCCGCAAAGCACACCTTCACCACCGGCAGCGACTGCGAGGTCATCATCCCGCTG TATGAGGAGTACGGGGAGAACTTCGTCAACATGCTGGACGGCGTCTTCGCCTTCGTCCTCTACGACACACGCAACAACACCTACATGGCCGCCCGCGACGCCATCGGTGTCAACCCACTCTACATCGGCTGGGGCAGCGACG GCGCCGTCTGGATTGCGTCCGAGATGAAGGCGCTCCACGACGACTGCCCCAAGTTCGAGCTCTTCCCTCCGGGCCACCTGTActccagcgccggcggcgggttcCGGCGGTGGTACAACCCGGAGTGGTTCGCCGAGCTCGTCCCGGCGACGCCGTACCAGCCCCTCGTGCTCAGAGAGGCGTTCGAGAAG GCTGTCATCAAGAGGCTGATGACCGATGTGCCCTTTGGCgtcctcctctccggcggcctcgactCGTCGCTGGTCGCTTCGGTGACCAAGCGCCATCTCATCGAAACTGAAGCCGCCAAGAAGTTTGGAACTGAGCTCCATTCCTTCGTCGTTGGCCTAGAG AACTCACCTGATCTGAAGGCCGCCAGGGAGGTTGCTGACTTTCTTGGAACCATCCATCACGAGTTCCATTTCACTGTCCAG GATGGTATCGACGCCATCGAGGAGGTGATCTATCACAACGAGACATACGACGTGACGACGATACGTGCGAGCACGCCCATGTTTCTCATGGCGCGCAAGATCAAGGCGCTCGGGGTGAAGATGGTGCTGTCCGGGGAAGGCTCCGACGAGCTCCTGGGTGGCTACCTCTACTTTCACTTCGCCCCCAACAAGGACGAGTTCCACAAGGAGACCTGCCGCAAGGTGAAAGCACTCCATCAGTATGACTGCTTGCGCGCCAACAAGGCCACATCGGCCTGGGGCCTAGAAGTCCGTGTGCCTTTCCTCGACAAGGAATTCATCGACGTCGCCATGAGCATGGACCCCGAATGGAAACTG TACGACCCAGATTTGGGCCGCATCGAGAAGTGGGTGATGAGGAAGGcgttcgacgacgaggaggaacctTACCTGCCCAAG CATATTCTCTACAGGCAGAAGGAGCAGTTCAGTGACGGTGTTGGCTACAGCTGGATCGATGGCCTCAAGGCTTTCACTGAACAGCAG GTGACTGATGGGATGATGAAGAACGCTGCAGAAGTGTTCCCATACAACACGCCCATCAACAAGGAGGCGTACTACTACAGGATGATATTCGAGAGGCTCTACCCTCAGGTGATTAATTCAGACAATATCTAA